The window GGCATTTGTCGAGAGGTTCTGATTGAAGCCATGTTTGAGTATTGTGAGGCAAATCCAGAATTTCTCAGTGCAGTGTTATCTGAAGCGATAACGAAGAATGATTACAGCAACAAGTAGCAAAATATGCGACGGGCGAAGTCGATGATGCAAAAGTTCTCTTAGCGCATTCTTATGAATTGCCATCAAGCTTTGAGTAATAATCGATGCTGTTGGCATTAGCTTGATTTGTAATTTGTAATTTAATGGATATTAACCAACAAAAAGAACAATTTAGCATCACCTATATTAGAGCCATCGCCGCCGTTGCAGGTTATTCTTTATATAGACCAGAAGTCGATAACGACAGCGTAGATTTAGGTATAGTCAGCAGGGGCGGTACAGGTAAAATTCTTTCCCCTAGACTAGAACTACAAGTAAAATGTACATCCAGAGATATTCTGGATGAAAACTATATTAAATATCCCTCAATCTCAAAAAACTATAATGATTTAAAAATCAATGCCCTTGTCCCTCGGATTTTAGTAGTCGTTTTAGTTCCAGAAAAGATAACAGACTGGTTAAAGCAAACCGAAGATGAACTTTGTATAGACATTTGGTTACTGGGTATCCTTGCGCGAAAT is drawn from Nostoc sp. KVJ3 and contains these coding sequences:
- a CDS encoding DUF4365 domain-containing protein; translated protein: MDINQQKEQFSITYIRAIAAVAGYSLYRPEVDNDSVDLGIVSRGGTGKILSPRLELQVKCTSRDILDENYIKYPSISKNYNDLKINALVPRILVVVLVPEKITDWLKQTEDELCIDIWLLGILARNARHENTTNVTMKYPVVIS